ACAAGCTTTTATTGATAGTCATAATATTTCAATTCAAGTGGGTAATGTGTTTAAACACATGAATTTACCAGAATTTGATGCAGATAATAAGAAACATAAAGAGTTATCAGCATTAAGTGAAGTAGCACATAATGAAGATAACAAAATCAAAAGACAAGCATTGTTAAAAACTATTTCTAAACTTGGAAATTCATTACTTTGAGCAAATATGGGTGTTTTTATACAAAAATATCAACACCTTTGTTTATCGGCTTGCACAGAGAGCATGGTGGCAGCGCTTGTTGGCACAAAATATGACACTCAACTTGATTTGCCAGCACTACAGGCAATTGGCAGTTATTTTTATCAAGTACGTAAAAATATCATCAGTTTGAAAGTGAATTTACCGGACTGGATACTCGGGTACAAGTTAATCAAGTGCCCGGAGGAATGATTTCTAACTTATCAAATCAGTTAAGAGAACAAGGTGAATTAACTCGCATGAATGATGTGCTCGATGAAATACCCAGAGTTCGTGCTGAATTAGGCTATCCACCCTTGGTTACACCGACCTCACAGATCGTTGGCACTCAAGCGGTATTAAATGTCCTAACCGGTGAACGCTATAAAACCATCACCAATGAAGTCAAACTGTATTTCCAAGGCAAATACGGTAAAGCACCTGGTAAAATCCACAAGAAAACACAGCAATTAGCGATAGGTAATGAAGATGTCATTGACTGTCGTCCTGCTGATTTACTCAAACCTGAATTAGCCCAGCTAAAAAAGCCATTGGGAAATTAGCAAAAATAAAAAAGATGTGATGATTTATGCCATGTTTCCAGATATCGGTAAGGACTTTTTAGAACAACGTGTTGCTGGCACTCTAGAGCCTGAATACCTACAAGCCATGGGTGAAACGGAGGCTGTCTGTCCTAGCGCACCCACTGAGTTTTTAATCACCTTACACGGTGAAGAATACCATATTAAAGTCACAGGTACTGGCCATCCTAGTCAAGAGAGACGCCCTTTTTATATGAGTTTAGATGGTGTCCCTGAAGAGTTACAGGTTGAAATTTTATCTGAAATTGATACCACAGGATCTGGCATTGCCAGTACCGGTAAAAGCAGCAAGCAGCCCAAGGCCACTGAACCGGGTCATGTGACGACATCCATGCCCGGTGTCATTGTCGATGTATTAGTTAAGGCAGGTGATAAAGTTGAGGCTGGCACACCGCTTATTATTACTGAAGCCATGAAAATGGAAACAGAAATTCAAGCGCCCATATCAGGCAAAATAAGCCGGGTTTATGTTGCTAAAGGTGATACCGTCAATCCTGATGAGATTTTAATTGCTATTGAGTAAAGAGCAAACTAGAGACTAATCCAGCCCAAATTAGCAAACAATGCCAGCACAATAAAGCCACTAATAACATGTGCTAGCACATTAAATGCTTTTGCAAAAGAATGTTTGCTAACACGTTTTTCCTCATCATGAACAACTTTGGGCTGATTTTCTAAGACATCATCCCGAAAAGCACGCGATAATATTGTATGGCTTTTTTACTCTTTTTCTTATACCAAATGAGCACACTGACAATAGCAATAGACACAACACCAAAAAGTGGATTAATCAAGAGAAAATAATTGACGAAATCTTCAAATGTTTCCGGTACAAAATAATTAACAATCTGGCTTATATGCACAAAAAGTTATAGAGTGGATTGCTAGAACTTGCAGCGGGTGAAATAGGAAACTGCCATAACCATAAGGCGATTAAAACATAAAGAAGCGTTAGGCGAGCCAGAATACGATAAATACCCTGGCGAACATCAACCCATGAGTGTATAGCTGTTTTATGCTCAGTGAAAGACTTCTGGCTCATAGGCACATTATCAATCTTGATTACCCACAAAGCTCCGCCATATTTCGATAATTATACTATAATTATACTATAATTAAAGTATAGATTATGTGTGGAGTAGAATGATGTCAAAAAATAAAATTCAGTTTCAAGAAGGTTATAGTTTATTTGAGCTTTTTAATGATTATGGCACTGACAAACAGTGCCGACAAGCCTTATTTAAATGGAAATTTCCTGATGGATTTGTTTGCCCAGAGTGTGGCAATAAGACTTATTGCACTCTAGAACATCGCCATCTTTATCAGTGCCACCATTGTCATCATCAGACATCAGCAACCTGTGGGACAATATTTGATAGTACCAAACTGCCTTTATCTAAGTGGTTTTTAGCGATTCATCTTATGACTCAATTGAAGACAGCGGTTTCAGCATTAGAATTAAAGAGACAGCTTAAGGTAAGCTACAATACAGCCTGGAGTATGAAACAAAAGATCATGCAGGTTATGAAAGAACGTGATGACAGTAAACCTTTATCAGGCATCATTCAAATTGATGATGCCTACTGGGGTGGTGAGCACAGAGGCGGCTCCAGAGGTCGTGGTTCAGAAAATAAAACACCGTTCGTTGCAGCCGTTTCTACTAATGAAGATGGACACCCGATTGCAATGAATTTAAATGTGCTTAAAGGGTTTAAATCCAGTGAAATAAAACGATGGGCACAAACTCATTTAACACCTGGAAGTACTGTTTACTCAGATGGGTTAAATTGTTTTCCTGCGGTTAAAGAAGCTGACTGTAAGCATGTTCCAATCGTCACGGGTGGTGGTGCGGCAAGTGTTGATAAAATTGAGTTTATCTGGGTTAACACTATGATAGGTAATATTAAAAACTCTATGAAGGGAAGCTATCATTCCATTAACTCAAAACATTTACCTCGGTATCTTGCTGAATTTTGTTATCGGTTTAATAGACGCTTTAACTTAAAAGACATGATGCCAAGGTTTTTATGCGTGGCGATGAAAACGCCACCTATGAATGGAAAGCTCCTAAAAATGGCGGAGCTTTATGGGTAATCAAGTTATCAATTGTATCTGAATGCCCCGTATCAGCATCATCAACACTGGAGGATACCACCTTAAATTCCCGTGGAAACTCAGCCGGTGCATATTCAGAGGTGCGATATTTCATACGTGACAAGACTGAATTATGAATCTTTATCTCATCTGATGCTATCTTTCCTGATTCAGTACATAATTGCGGCAAATTTCTTGGTGCATAACGATAGTAAAATGCCAATCCATCTCGCGAATCATATAAGCGACCATGTACATTGACACGCTCTTTAATATTTTCGCAAAAGCCAGAAATAAATTTTAAACCATGTAGTTGCGCTCGTTCCAGCATCCAGTCAAAGGTTACATTTGATAAGCCTTTTCGTGTATAGCCACCACCAACATTACTATGCATGCCAGCAAACCAAACCTGCTCAATATTTTTAGGTCGCTCTAATGGTTCATCCGGTTTAGGGATCTCTCGCCAGACTTTAGGATGAAAAGTGCGCCTTTCGTCATCAAGGGATAAGGCATGAAAGACATGTTTTACATTCTCATTAAGCTGATAGTTATAAAACAAATGTGGGCAGCAACGGTTGATAATACCTTGAAAAGTAGCCATTATTGAGCCTGCTAAAGGACTTAAACCATCGGGAAACCCTAAGGCTGATACTGTATCCCAGACACCAATGAATTTAATCGGTACATTGCCATTGGGCACAAACGTCTCATGATGCAAGGCTGTTTTTGCTTTGAATTGTTCAGCTTGATGTGGTGTTTGAGGGCTATTAGGATCGTTCTTTTGGTAGCAGCAAAAGGCTTCATCCATTTCCCGGCCAAGCTCTTCGTCACATTTAAAAACTTTGTGACCATCAACGTCTAATGCATAATCACCATTGGTATTTTTTTTAAATTTATCGACCAAACCACAGATTTGTAAAAAACCGGCAAAACCACGAATGGTTGCTGCACCACGACTAAAACCAAACATATAAATATTATCGCCGGGTTCATATTGTCGTACTAAAAACTCATACAGATCTTTTACATTTTGCCCAAAACCAAAACCAAAAGCACCGGAAATGCCCTTTATGATTTTATTTTTTTGTGTACCAACACCATTTTCGTAAAAAACAACCTGTTCAAGAGCGGGGTCATGAATGTCAATTGCATTATAGAGTTGAAAAACATTCGTTTCAGCTCCCGCCCCCCCTTTATTGCCTGTACCATCAGAACAAAGTATTATATTTTTTGTTTTATTAGCATTATTAATCTGTGTCATAGCCGTGCCCTATTCCTTTATTAAGAAACATCCCCAAACCACTGATGCAAACTACATTCTGACACTATTGGCATACGACATCAAATAGTGTGACAAGACATGGATACCAGCATCTAAAATACCAGCCCGGATTATGGCTTATTCAAGCTCAACCGCTGTAAAATTATCCAAACGCCTTACCCATAATTTGGGGTCTTTAAGACGTTCTTGAATATTACTTAATACGATATTAGCATCACTTCTTGTCTCATAGGCACTATAACCAACACCATAGTCATGTTTTTTTAATTTAGACTGGTAAACAATGATGTGTTGACTAATATCCGGATACTGTTCTTTAAATGCTTGTACATATTGCTTCGCATAGGTGCTTGAATTGGTCATAATTAATTGAATTGTATATTTATTCCAATTTTTTTCAGGCTCTTTTTGCTGTGCTTTTGGAGATTGTTTTTCAGTTGAGCTATTTGTATCCTTCGTGACTAATTTAGGCTCAACAGCTAATGATTTTTTTGCTGCTTTCTTTTTGGGTGTAATTAATATTTCACCTTCTTTTAAAAGCATCGATGCATCTGTCGTATTAGCAGTTTTATCAATTCGTTTATTGCTTTCTGACTCAGGTAATAAATTAACTGCTGAGCATTTATTATCAGGTGTTAAGCCGTGTTTAATCAATACCAGTGCTTCAATGGCAGGTCGATATCCTGTATCGGCAGAAATAGTAATCCATTTAGTACCCTGTTCAGGATCAGATGTAACGCCATAGCCATAGTAAACCATATAACCCAGTAAATATTGGGCTTCTACATTGTTTTTATCAGCCAATGTTGATGCAATTTGGTATGCTTGCTTGTATTGCTGAGCAACAAAAAGATCTTTTGCTATTTGTAAATACGCATCATCTGAAAT
This genomic window from sulfur-oxidizing endosymbiont of Gigantopelta aegis contains:
- a CDS encoding IS1595 family transposase → MSKNKIQFQEGYSLFELFNDYGTDKQCRQALFKWKFPDGFVCPECGNKTYCTLEHRHLYQCHHCHHQTSATCGTIFDSTKLPLSKWFLAIHLMTQLKTAVSALELKRQLKVSYNTAWSMKQKIMQVMKERDDSKPLSGIIQIDDAYWGGEHRGGSRGRGSENKTPFVAAVSTNEDGHPIAMNLNVLKGFKSSEIKRWAQTHLTPGSTVYSDGLNCFPAVKEADCKHVPIVTGGGAASVDKIEFIWVNTMIGNIKNSMKGSYHSINSKHLPRYLAEFCYRFNRRFNLKDMMPRFLCVAMKTPPMNGKLLKMAELYG
- a CDS encoding DUF2235 domain-containing protein, with protein sequence MTQINNANKTKNIILCSDGTGNKGGAGAETNVFQLYNAIDIHDPALEQVVFYENGVGTQKNKIIKGISGAFGFGFGQNVKDLYEFLVRQYEPGDNIYMFGFSRGAATIRGFAGFLQICGLVDKFKKNTNGDYALDVDGHKVFKCDEELGREMDEAFCCYQKNDPNSPQTPHQAEQFKAKTALHHETFVPNGNVPIKFIGVWDTVSALGFPDGLSPLAGSIMATFQGIINRCCPHLFYNYQLNENVKHVFHALSLDDERRTFHPKVWREIPKPDEPLERPKNIEQVWFAGMHSNVGGGYTRKGLSNVTFDWMLERAQLHGLKFISGFCENIKERVNVHGRLYDSRDGLAFYYRYAPRNLPQLCTESGKIASDEIKIHNSVLSRMKYRTSEYAPAEFPREFKVVSSSVDDADTGHSDTIDNLITHKAPPFLGAFHS
- a CDS encoding tetratricopeptide repeat protein, with the translated sequence MKFIFILVLISLLSACGSTSFFKENTSENEVISNTNSISDDAYLQIAKDLFVAQQYKQAYQIASTLADKNNVEAQYLLGYMVYYGYGVTSDPEQGTKWITISADTGYRPAIEALVLIKHGLTPDNKCSAVNLLPESESNKRIDKTANTTDASMLLKEGEILITPKKKAAKKSLAVEPKLVTKDTNSSTEKQSPKAQQKEPEKNWNKYTIQLIMTNSSTYAKQYVQAFKEQYPDISQHIIVYQSKLKKHDYGVGYSAYETRSDANIVLSNIQERLKDPKLWVRRLDNFTAVELE